In Candidatus Krumholzibacteriia bacterium, the sequence GACGCTGCCTCCCAGGCCGAGCATGGCGAGGGGCGCGTAGCGTGGCTGCAGCATCTCGGCGCTCTCGCGCCCGCGCACCCAGCGCGGCACCATCACGGGCTGCAAGCGCACCTCGAGCCCGTCGCTCCGCATCGCCGCCGCCGCCCATTCTTCGGCGCGCTGCAGCTCTGGCGAGCCGCTCAGGCGGTGTCCGATGCCATCACAGAGTTGGGACAGACGCGTGTAGGCCGATTCACTGGTCAAAGCGGCGCCGATCAGCCGCTCCGCTTCGTCACGGTACGCGTCGGCGAGAGAAGCGGGGTCGGCAACGGCGGAGCCCGCGATCGCCCCGAGGAGGGTGAAGAGACCGACGAGCTGGCACAGGTGGGTGCGGCGGCGCAAGCCGATCCTCCGCGGCAACTGGGTGCTCCGCTCCGGGGGGGGTCGGCGGCGCGCTTGCCTCGCCCTGACGCTGGCTCCTCGAGTCAGCGCCGCGACGCGACCAGGTCCTTGAGCTCCTTGGAGACCTTGAAGACCGGGACCCGCCGCTCCGGCACCGGAGCCGGCTCGCCCGTCCGCGGGTTGCGCGCGATGCGCGCCTTGCGGTGCTTCACCTTGAAGGTGCCGAAGCCGCGGATCTCCAGATGCTTGCCCTCGGCGAGGGCATCCGAAACCGTCTTCAGGAATTGATCGACGGCCTCGGCGATTTCCTTCTTGGTCAGTCCGGTCTTCGCGGCGATGTCCTCGACGATCTCTGCCTTGGTCATGAGATCTCTCCCCGAACCGGTCGGAAAACGACACGTTTCTTCTGGCTACACGGAAACTCTACCGGGCCCTTTTCGCCACTGTCAAGATCATGCGCCACAGGGAGTTACCAGGGGCAGCCGGGGCCCGCGGGGGGACCCCGGGGGAATCTCACTGGGGACCGGTGTCTGGAAGGCCGTTCCCGAAGGAGCGTGGGATCCTGGAGCGGCGTCGTTCCAGCGCCTGGCGCACGGCGTCGCGATAAGCCTCCTGCAACTTCTGGGTGACCGCGCCGGGACAGCCGGCACCGACATCGCATCCATCCAAGCGGCGCACGGGGACGATCTCCGCCAGGCTGGCGGTGAGGAAGATCTCCTGCGCCTCCACGACGAGAGAGCGGCTCACGCCTC encodes:
- a CDS encoding HU family DNA-binding protein, whose product is MTKAEIVEDIAAKTGLTKKEIAEAVDQFLKTVSDALAEGKHLEIRGFGTFKVKHRKARIARNPRTGEPAPVPERRVPVFKVSKELKDLVASRR